The following proteins are encoded in a genomic region of Micropterus dolomieu isolate WLL.071019.BEF.003 ecotype Adirondacks linkage group LG04, ASM2129224v1, whole genome shotgun sequence:
- the mri1 gene encoding methylthioribose-1-phosphate isomerase yields the protein MTLEAIRYRAGSLQILNQLLLPHQTVYDEIRSVQDGYEAIKSMKVRGAPAIAIVGCLSLAVELRAGAGGDDPVTFIRESLCHLTSARPTAVNMGRAARELMEFAENESMEKNSEQLRESVIAWIEDMLERDVNDNKKIGNYGAQHILSGVPRDSVTILTHCNTGSLATAGYGTALGVVRSLHTLGRLKRMYCTETRPYNQGSRLTAYEAVAEGIPATLITDSMAALTMREMAITAVVVGADRVVANGDTANKVGTYQLAIAAKHHGIPFYVAAPSTSCDLSLESGRDIIIEVRPPEELTSINGVPIAAPGIEVWNPAFDVTPHQLITGGIITELGVFLPSELQAALTGRLTAL from the exons ATGACGCTGGAAGCGATCCGTTACCGGGCAGGGTCTCTGCAGATCCTcaaccagctgctgctgccacacCAGACCGTTTACGATGAGATCCGCTCGGTGCAGGACGGTTACGAGGCCATCAAGTCCATGAAG gTGCGTGGCGCCCCGGCCATCGCCATCGTCGGCTGCCTCAGCCTGGCTGTGGAGTTGCGGGCAGGTGCTGGGGGTGATGACCCCGTGACCTTCATCAGGGAGTCTCTGTGTCACCTGACCTCAGCCCGGCCCACTGCCGTCAACATGGGCCGTGCCGCCCGCGAGCTGATGGAGTTTGCTGAGAATGAGAGCATGGAGAAGAACTCGGAGCAGCTCAGAGAAAG TGTAATTGCTTGGATTGAAGACATGCTGGAGCGTGACGTCAATGACAACAAGAAGATCGGTAACTATGGAGCCCAGCACATCCTGTCTGGCGTCCCAAGGGACTCTGTCACCATCCTCACACACTGCAACACCGGCTCGCTGGCCACAGCTGGATACGGGACTGCGCTCG gtgtggTGCGAAGCCTCCACACGCTGGGCAGGCTGAAGCGTATGTACTGCACAGAGACGAGGCCGTACAACCAGGGTTCCAGACTGACGGCGTACGAGGCGGTAGCAGAGGGAATCCCTGCTACACTTATTACAGACAGCATGGCAGCCCTCACAATGAGAGAAATGGCCATCACAG CTGTGGTGGTGGGCGCAGACCGGGTGGTTGCCAACGGTGACACAGCCAACAAGGTGGGAACGTACCAGCTGGCCATCGCCGCAAAGCACCATGGGATTCCCTTCTATGTGGCTGCGCCCAGCACGTCGTGCGACTTGAGCCTGGAGAGCGGCAGGGACATCATCATCGAAGTGCGCCCCCCTGAGGAACTCACCAGTATAAACGGAGTCCCCATTGCCGCTCCGG GTATTGAGGTGTGGAACCCAGCGTTTGACGTTACCCCTCACCAGCTCATCACAGGAGGCATCATCACAGAGCTGGGGGTCTTCCTCCCCTCTGAGCTCCAGGCGGCGCTCACCGGCCGCCTCACTGCCCTCTAG